A window from Mycobacterium saskatchewanense encodes these proteins:
- a CDS encoding DUF4233 domain-containing protein — MSEQDPAPAGDPWKSFGAVMAATLVLEAIVVLLAIPVVGAVGGGLTSASLAYLVGLATLLILLAGLQRRPWAIWVNLGVQIPLLAGFAVYPGVGFVGVLFTGLWALIAYFRAEVRRREAGRGKAQPPG, encoded by the coding sequence ATGAGCGAGCAGGACCCGGCGCCGGCGGGCGACCCGTGGAAGAGCTTCGGCGCGGTGATGGCCGCGACGCTGGTCCTCGAGGCGATCGTGGTGCTGCTGGCGATTCCCGTGGTCGGCGCGGTCGGCGGTGGCCTCACGTCGGCCTCGCTGGCCTACCTGGTCGGCCTGGCCACGCTGCTGATCCTGCTCGCCGGGCTGCAACGGCGACCCTGGGCGATCTGGGTCAACCTCGGCGTCCAGATCCCGCTGCTCGCCGGCTTCGCGGTGTACCCGGGGGTGGGCTTCGTCGGCGTCCTCTTCACCGGGCTGTGGGCCCTCATCGCGTACTTTCGCGCCGAGGTGCGGCGGCGGGAGGCCGGACGCGGGAAGGCCCAGCCGCCCGGCTAA
- a CDS encoding valine--tRNA ligase yields the protein MTDSRSAADLPKSWDPGAMEGPIYQGWVDAGYFTADPTSPKPGYSIVLPPPNVTGSLHMGHALEHTMMDALTRRKRMQGYEVLWQPGMDHAGIATQSVVEKQLAVDGKTKEEFGRELFVEKVWDWKRESGGAISGQMRRLGDGVDWSRDRFTMDEGLSRAVRTIFKRLYDAGLIYRAERLVNWSPVLETALSDIEVNYEEVEGELVSFRYGSLDDSQPHIVVATTRVETMLGDSAIAVHPDDERYRHLVGSTLPHPFLDRRLVIVADKHVDPEFGTGAVKVTPAHDPNDFEIGLRHQLPMISIMDTKGRIANTGTQFDGMDRFEARVAVREALAAQGRIVEEKRPYLHSVGHSERSGEPIEPRLSLQWWVRVESLAKAAGDAVRNGDTVIHPASMEPRWFAWVDDMHDWCISRQLWWGHRIPIWYGPDGEQVCVGPDETPPEGWEQDPDVLDTWFSSGLWPFSTLGWPAQTPELEKFYPTSVLVTGYDILFFWVARMMMFGTFVGDDDAITLGGRRGPQVPFTDVFLHGLIRDESGRKMSKSKGNVVDPLDWMDTFGADALRFTLARGASPGGDLAIGEDHVRASRNFCTKLFNATRYALLNGAALQELPSSDQLTDADRWILGRLEEVRAEVDSALDAYEFSRACEALYHFAWDEFCDWYVELAKTQLSEEGAHTTAVLAAVLDTMLRLLHPVIPFLTESLWRALTNRESLVVADWPKPSGVSLDPVAAQRISDMQRLVTEVRRFRSEQGLADRQKVPARLGGVDGAGLSAQVAAVTSLAWLTAPGDDFQPSVSLEVRLGPDSNSTVVVELDTSGTIDVAAERRRLEKDLAAAQKELTSTAAKLGNADFLAKAPEHVVAKIRDRQRLAQDETDRITARLAALK from the coding sequence GTGACCGACAGCCGCTCCGCCGCCGACCTGCCCAAGTCGTGGGACCCCGGCGCCATGGAGGGGCCGATCTACCAGGGCTGGGTGGATGCCGGCTACTTCACGGCGGACCCCACAAGCCCCAAGCCCGGGTACTCGATCGTCCTGCCGCCGCCGAATGTGACCGGCAGCCTGCACATGGGTCATGCGCTGGAACACACCATGATGGACGCCCTGACCCGCCGCAAGCGCATGCAGGGCTACGAGGTGTTGTGGCAGCCGGGCATGGATCACGCCGGCATCGCGACGCAGAGCGTCGTCGAAAAGCAGCTCGCGGTCGACGGCAAGACCAAAGAGGAGTTCGGTCGGGAGCTGTTCGTCGAGAAGGTCTGGGACTGGAAGCGCGAGTCCGGCGGGGCCATCAGCGGCCAGATGCGCCGCCTCGGTGACGGCGTCGACTGGAGCCGCGACCGGTTCACCATGGACGAGGGCCTGTCGCGGGCGGTGCGCACCATCTTCAAGCGGCTCTACGACGCCGGGCTGATCTACCGCGCCGAGCGGCTGGTCAACTGGTCGCCCGTGCTCGAAACCGCGCTCTCCGACATCGAAGTCAACTACGAAGAGGTCGAGGGCGAGCTGGTGTCGTTCCGATACGGCTCGCTGGACGACTCCCAGCCCCACATCGTGGTCGCCACCACCCGAGTCGAAACGATGCTGGGCGATTCCGCGATCGCCGTGCACCCCGACGACGAGCGCTACCGCCACCTGGTGGGCAGCACCCTGCCCCACCCGTTCCTCGACCGGCGGCTCGTCATCGTCGCCGACAAGCACGTCGACCCCGAATTCGGCACGGGCGCGGTCAAAGTCACGCCCGCGCACGATCCCAACGACTTCGAGATCGGGTTGCGCCACCAGCTGCCGATGATCTCGATCATGGACACCAAGGGCAGGATCGCCAACACCGGAACGCAATTCGACGGGATGGATCGCTTCGAGGCGCGCGTCGCGGTGCGTGAAGCCCTTGCCGCGCAAGGACGGATCGTCGAGGAGAAGCGCCCCTACCTGCACAGCGTCGGGCACTCCGAGCGCAGCGGCGAGCCGATCGAGCCGCGGCTGTCGCTGCAGTGGTGGGTGCGCGTGGAGTCGTTGGCCAAGGCCGCCGGTGACGCGGTGCGCAACGGCGACACCGTAATTCACCCGGCCAGCATGGAGCCACGCTGGTTCGCCTGGGTCGACGACATGCACGATTGGTGCATCTCGCGGCAGCTGTGGTGGGGTCACCGGATCCCGATCTGGTACGGGCCCGACGGCGAACAGGTCTGCGTCGGGCCCGACGAGACGCCGCCGGAGGGCTGGGAGCAGGATCCCGACGTGCTGGACACCTGGTTCTCCTCAGGGCTGTGGCCGTTTTCCACGCTGGGCTGGCCGGCGCAGACTCCGGAGCTGGAAAAGTTTTACCCGACAAGCGTTTTGGTGACGGGCTACGACATCCTGTTCTTCTGGGTGGCGCGGATGATGATGTTCGGCACCTTCGTCGGCGACGACGACGCCATCACGCTCGGCGGCCGCCGGGGCCCCCAGGTTCCGTTCACCGACGTCTTCCTGCACGGGCTGATCCGGGACGAGTCCGGCCGCAAGATGAGCAAGTCCAAGGGCAACGTGGTCGACCCGCTGGACTGGATGGACACGTTCGGGGCCGACGCCCTGCGTTTCACGCTGGCCCGCGGCGCCAGCCCCGGCGGTGACCTGGCGATCGGGGAGGACCACGTCCGGGCGTCCCGCAACTTCTGCACCAAGCTGTTCAATGCCACGCGGTATGCGCTGCTGAACGGCGCCGCCCTGCAGGAGCTTCCGTCGTCGGATCAACTGACCGATGCCGATCGCTGGATTTTGGGACGCCTGGAAGAGGTTCGAGCCGAGGTTGATTCGGCCCTGGACGCCTACGAGTTCAGCCGGGCCTGCGAGGCGCTCTACCACTTCGCGTGGGACGAATTCTGCGACTGGTACGTGGAATTGGCCAAGACGCAGCTGTCCGAGGAGGGCGCCCACACCACCGCAGTGCTGGCGGCGGTGCTCGACACGATGCTACGCCTGCTGCACCCCGTGATCCCGTTCCTGACGGAGTCGCTGTGGCGGGCGCTGACGAACCGGGAGTCGCTGGTCGTCGCCGACTGGCCGAAACCGTCGGGTGTGTCACTGGATCCGGTTGCCGCGCAGCGGATCAGTGACATGCAGAGGCTGGTCACCGAGGTCCGGCGGTTCCGCAGCGAACAGGGCCTGGCCGACCGGCAGAAGGTGCCGGCCCGGCTGGGCGGTGTCGACGGCGCCGGGCTGAGCGCCCAAGTCGCCGCCGTCACCTCGCTGGCGTGGCTCACCGCGCCGGGTGACGACTTCCAGCCGTCGGTGTCGTTGGAGGTGCGGCTGGGGCCCGACTCGAACAGCACCGTCGTCGTCGAGCTCGACACGTCGGGCACCATCGACGTCGCCGCCGAGCGCCGCCGCCTGGAAAAAGACCTGGCCGCAGCGCAGAAGGAGCTGACCTCGACCGCCGCCAAGCTGGGCAACGCCGACTTCCTGGCCAAGGCCCCCGAACATGTGGTCGCCAAGATTCGGGACCGGCAGCGGCTCGCGCAGGACGAGACGGACCGGATCACGGCCAGGCTGGCTGCCCTGAAATGA
- a CDS encoding 2-oxoacid:ferredoxin oxidoreductase subunit beta, whose product MTDLMGNLAGADLGLAPGGDNRRLTKNDGVPTTDQPQKAKDFTSDQEVRWCPGCGDYVILNTIRNFLPELGLRRENIVFISGIGCSSRFPYYLETYGFHSIHGRAPAIATGLALAREDLSVWVVTGDGDALSIGGNHLIHALRRNVNITILLFNNRIYGLTKGQYSPTSEVGKVTKSTPMGSLDQPFNPVSLALGAEATFVGRALDSDRNGLSEVLRAAAEHRGAAVVEILQDCPIFNDGSFDALRKEGAEERVINVRDGEPIVFGADGEYCVVKSGFGLDVAKTADVAVDEIVVHDAHAEDSAYAFALSRLSDQNLEHTVLGIFRNVSRPTYDDAARSQVRTARASSPFDTGALQSLLRGRDTWTVD is encoded by the coding sequence ATGACCGACCTGATGGGCAATCTGGCGGGCGCAGATCTCGGGCTGGCGCCCGGGGGCGACAACCGTCGACTGACCAAGAACGACGGCGTGCCCACGACCGACCAGCCACAGAAGGCCAAGGACTTCACCAGCGACCAGGAGGTGCGCTGGTGCCCGGGCTGCGGTGATTACGTCATCCTCAACACCATCCGTAACTTCCTGCCCGAGCTGGGCCTGCGCCGCGAGAACATCGTCTTCATCAGCGGCATCGGCTGCTCGAGCCGGTTCCCCTACTACCTCGAGACCTACGGCTTCCACTCCATCCACGGCCGCGCGCCGGCCATCGCGACGGGACTGGCGCTGGCCCGCGAGGACCTGTCGGTGTGGGTGGTCACCGGTGACGGCGACGCGTTGTCCATCGGCGGCAATCACCTGATCCACGCGCTGCGCCGCAACGTCAACATCACGATCCTGTTGTTCAACAACCGCATCTACGGGCTGACCAAGGGGCAGTACTCGCCCACCTCGGAGGTGGGCAAGGTCACCAAGTCGACTCCGATGGGATCGCTGGACCAGCCGTTCAACCCGGTGTCGCTGGCGCTGGGCGCCGAGGCGACCTTCGTCGGCCGCGCGCTCGATTCGGACCGCAACGGGCTGTCTGAGGTATTGCGGGCCGCCGCCGAGCACCGCGGTGCGGCGGTGGTCGAAATCCTGCAGGACTGCCCGATTTTCAACGACGGCTCGTTCGACGCCCTGCGCAAGGAGGGCGCCGAGGAGCGCGTGATCAACGTCCGTGACGGCGAGCCGATCGTCTTCGGCGCCGACGGCGAGTACTGCGTGGTGAAGTCCGGCTTCGGCCTGGACGTCGCCAAGACCGCCGACGTGGCGGTCGACGAGATCGTGGTCCACGACGCGCACGCCGAGGACTCGGCGTATGCCTTCGCGCTGTCGCGGCTGTCGGACCAGAACCTCGAGCACACGGTGCTTGGCATCTTCCGCAACGTCAGCCGGCCCACTTACGACGACGCGGCCCGCTCGCAGGTCCGCACCGCGCGGGCGTCGAGCCCGTTCGACACCGGCGCCCTGCAATCACTGTTGCGTGGGCGCGACACCTGGACCGTCGACTGA
- a CDS encoding saccharopine dehydrogenase family protein, whose translation MTVTPREYDLVLYGATGFVGKLTAEYLATAAGDARIALAGRSTDRLRAIRDGLGEPARSWGLLAADAASPSTLNEMATRAQVVVTTVGPYTRYGLPLVAACAAAGTDYADLTGEPPFMRDSIDTYHKQAADTGARIVHACGFDSVPSDLTVYALYRAARHDGAGELGDTDFVVRSLRGGLSGGTIASLLEVLDAASGDPDVRRQLNDPYTLSTDRAAEPELGRQPDLPWRRGRQIAPELSGLWTGGFMMAPANTRIVRRSNALMGWPYGRGFRYTESMSLGSSPLAPLASAVLSGVGNATMGLGGRYFRLLPRQLVERVVPKPGTGPSAAARDRGFYRIETYTTTTTGARYVARMEQRGDPGYKATSVLLGECGLALALDRDKLSDLRGVLTPAAAMGDALLARFPAAGVSLQVDRLGG comes from the coding sequence GTGACCGTTACGCCGCGTGAATACGACCTCGTGCTCTATGGCGCCACCGGCTTCGTCGGCAAGCTCACCGCCGAATACCTCGCCACCGCGGCGGGCGACGCTCGGATAGCGCTGGCCGGCAGGTCGACGGACCGGTTGCGCGCCATCCGTGACGGACTCGGCGAGCCCGCGCGGTCCTGGGGCCTGCTGGCCGCCGACGCCGCATCGCCGTCGACGCTGAACGAGATGGCCACCCGCGCCCAGGTCGTGGTCACGACGGTCGGGCCCTACACCCGCTACGGGCTGCCGCTGGTCGCCGCGTGCGCGGCGGCCGGCACCGACTACGCCGACCTCACCGGTGAACCGCCGTTCATGCGCGACAGCATCGACACCTATCACAAGCAGGCCGCCGACACCGGGGCCCGCATCGTCCACGCGTGCGGCTTCGACTCCGTGCCCTCGGATCTGACCGTCTATGCGCTGTACCGGGCGGCGCGTCACGACGGGGCGGGCGAGCTGGGCGACACCGACTTCGTCGTCCGCTCCCTGCGCGGCGGGTTGTCCGGCGGCACCATCGCGTCGCTGCTGGAGGTGCTCGACGCCGCCTCCGGCGACCCGGACGTGCGCCGGCAGCTGAACGACCCCTATACCTTGAGCACCGATCGCGCCGCCGAACCTGAACTCGGCCGTCAGCCCGACCTGCCCTGGCGCCGCGGCCGCCAGATCGCGCCGGAACTGAGCGGCTTGTGGACGGGCGGCTTCATGATGGCGCCGGCCAACACCCGAATCGTGCGCCGCAGCAACGCGTTGATGGGCTGGCCATACGGACGGGGGTTCCGATACACCGAAAGCATGAGCCTCGGATCGTCGCCCCTGGCGCCGTTGGCATCCGCCGTCCTCAGCGGCGTCGGCAACGCGACGATGGGGTTGGGCGGCCGCTACTTCCGGCTGCTGCCGCGCCAGCTGGTGGAACGCGTCGTCCCGAAGCCCGGCACCGGGCCCAGCGCGGCGGCCCGCGACCGCGGCTTCTACCGGATCGAGACGTACACCACCACGACCACCGGCGCGCGCTACGTGGCGCGCATGGAGCAGCGGGGCGACCCCGGTTACAAGGCCACCTCGGTGCTGCTGGGGGAGTGCGGTCTGGCCCTCGCGCTGGACCGCGACAAACTCTCCGATCTGCGCGGCGTGCTGACGCCGGCGGCCGCGATGGGTGACGCGCTGCTGGCCCGGTTCCCGGCCGCCGGCGTGTCGTTGCAGGTCGACCGGTTGGGCGGGTGA
- the mobA gene encoding molybdenum cofactor guanylyltransferase, with amino-acid sequence MPDAVSLAGVVLAGGASRRMGRDKASMPVPGSSGGAGATTMVEQVVAVLRQRCEPVLVMAAQGQPLPPVQAQIVRDELRGLGPLAATARALRTAAEAGAGFAFVCAVDMPFLAADLIDELTRMAVETGAEVVLPWDGQDHYLAAVYRTDLADRADALVAAGERKMRALVDSSDAQRIVTSDSRSLTNVNTESDLRALTPSRV; translated from the coding sequence ATGCCCGACGCAGTTTCACTGGCCGGGGTGGTTCTCGCCGGCGGCGCATCGCGGCGCATGGGCCGCGACAAGGCCAGCATGCCAGTCCCCGGGTCCTCCGGCGGGGCCGGCGCCACCACCATGGTCGAGCAGGTGGTCGCCGTCCTGAGGCAGCGCTGTGAGCCGGTGCTGGTGATGGCCGCCCAGGGCCAGCCGCTGCCCCCGGTGCAAGCCCAGATCGTGCGCGACGAGCTACGTGGCCTCGGGCCGCTGGCAGCCACCGCCCGGGCGTTGCGGACGGCCGCCGAGGCCGGCGCCGGGTTCGCCTTCGTCTGCGCCGTCGACATGCCCTTCCTGGCCGCCGATCTCATCGACGAGCTGACCCGCATGGCCGTCGAGACGGGCGCCGAGGTCGTCTTGCCGTGGGACGGGCAGGATCACTACCTGGCCGCGGTGTACCGGACCGATCTGGCCGACCGCGCGGACGCGCTGGTTGCCGCCGGGGAGCGCAAGATGCGCGCCCTGGTCGATAGTTCGGACGCTCAGCGCATCGTGACTTCGGACTCGCGGTCGCTGACCAATGTCAACACCGAGTCGGACCTGCGAGCGCTGACCCCGTCGCGGGTCTGA
- a CDS encoding 2-oxoacid:acceptor oxidoreductase subunit alpha, translating into MDPNGTGAGSNSHESNSRNGASNNGSSRQRIEQVVIRFAGDSGDGMQLTGDRFTSEAALFGNDLATQPNYPAEIRAPAGTLPGVSSFQIQIADYDILTAGDRPDVLVAMNPAALKANIGDLPRGGMVIVNSDEFTKRNLTKVGYVTNPLESDELSEYVVHSVAMTTLTLGAVEAIGASKKDGQRAKNMFALGLLSWMYGRPIETSERFIREKFARKPDVAEANVLALKAGWNYGETTEAFGTTYEVSRASLPAGEYRQISGNTALAYGIVAAGQLAGIQVVLGSYPITPASDILHELSKHKNFNVITFQAEDEIGGICAAIGASYGGALGVTSTSGPGLSLKSEALGLAVMTELPLLVIDVQRGGPSTGLPTKTEQADLLQALYGRNGESPVAVLAPRSPSDCFETAIEAVRIAVSYHTPVIVLSDGAIANGSEPWRIPDVGTLNPIKHTFAKPDEPFQPYNRDPETLARQFAVPGTPGLEHRIGGLEAANGSGNISYEPVNHDLMVRLRQAKIDGIDVPDLEVDDPTGDAELLLIGWGSSYGPIGEACRRARRRGVKVAHAHLRHLSPFPANLGDVLRRYPQVVAPEMNLGQLALLLRGKYLVDVQSVTKVQGVAFLADEIGRLIRAALAGTLAEIEEDKTMVARMSAATVGAGASE; encoded by the coding sequence GTGGATCCGAACGGCACCGGCGCCGGGTCGAATTCTCACGAGTCGAATTCTCGCAATGGAGCCTCGAATAACGGGTCCAGCCGTCAGCGCATCGAGCAGGTGGTCATCCGATTCGCCGGCGACTCCGGCGACGGCATGCAGCTCACCGGTGACCGGTTCACCTCCGAGGCAGCACTATTCGGCAACGACCTGGCGACGCAGCCGAACTATCCCGCCGAGATCCGCGCTCCGGCAGGCACACTGCCCGGCGTCTCCTCGTTTCAGATCCAGATCGCCGATTACGACATCCTGACCGCCGGTGACCGGCCCGACGTCCTCGTCGCGATGAACCCGGCCGCGCTGAAGGCCAACATCGGCGACCTGCCACGCGGCGGGATGGTCATCGTGAACTCCGACGAGTTCACCAAGCGCAACCTGACGAAGGTCGGTTACGTCACCAACCCCCTCGAGTCCGACGAGTTGTCCGAGTACGTCGTGCATTCCGTCGCGATGACCACACTGACGCTCGGGGCCGTCGAGGCGATCGGCGCCTCGAAGAAGGACGGCCAGCGCGCCAAGAACATGTTCGCCCTAGGCCTGCTGTCCTGGATGTACGGACGGCCGATCGAGACCAGCGAGCGGTTCATCCGGGAGAAGTTCGCCCGCAAGCCCGACGTCGCGGAGGCTAACGTGCTGGCCCTCAAGGCGGGCTGGAACTACGGCGAGACGACCGAGGCTTTCGGCACCACCTACGAGGTCTCCCGGGCGAGCCTGCCGGCGGGCGAATACCGCCAGATCTCGGGCAACACCGCGCTGGCCTATGGGATCGTCGCCGCCGGTCAGCTCGCCGGCATCCAGGTCGTGCTGGGCAGTTACCCGATCACACCGGCCTCGGACATCCTGCACGAGCTGTCCAAGCACAAGAACTTCAACGTGATCACCTTCCAGGCCGAGGACGAGATCGGCGGCATCTGCGCCGCGATCGGCGCCTCCTACGGCGGCGCCCTCGGCGTCACCAGCACGTCCGGACCCGGCCTCTCGCTGAAGTCCGAGGCGCTGGGCCTCGCGGTGATGACCGAGCTGCCGCTGCTGGTCATCGACGTCCAGCGGGGCGGTCCTTCGACCGGCCTGCCGACCAAGACCGAGCAGGCCGACCTGCTGCAGGCGCTGTACGGCCGCAACGGCGAGTCGCCGGTGGCGGTGCTGGCGCCCCGGTCGCCGTCCGACTGCTTCGAGACCGCCATCGAGGCGGTGCGCATCGCGGTGTCGTACCACACGCCGGTGATCGTGTTGTCCGACGGCGCCATCGCCAACGGCTCGGAGCCGTGGCGCATCCCGGACGTCGGCACGCTCAACCCCATCAAGCACACGTTCGCCAAGCCGGACGAGCCCTTCCAGCCGTACAACCGCGACCCCGAGACGCTGGCCCGCCAGTTCGCGGTCCCGGGCACGCCGGGCCTGGAGCACCGCATCGGTGGGCTGGAGGCGGCGAACGGGTCGGGCAACATCTCCTACGAGCCGGTCAACCACGACCTCATGGTTCGGCTGCGGCAGGCCAAGATCGACGGCATCGACGTTCCGGACCTGGAAGTCGACGACCCGACCGGGGACGCCGAGCTGCTGCTGATCGGTTGGGGCAGCTCGTACGGGCCGATCGGGGAGGCGTGCCGGCGGGCGCGCCGCAGGGGCGTCAAGGTCGCGCACGCACACCTGCGGCACCTCAGCCCGTTCCCGGCGAACCTCGGCGACGTCCTGCGGCGTTACCCCCAGGTGGTGGCGCCGGAGATGAACCTCGGCCAGCTGGCGTTGCTGCTGCGGGGCAAGTACCTCGTCGACGTGCAATCGGTCACCAAGGTCCAGGGCGTCGCCTTCCTCGCCGACGAGATCGGGCGCCTCATCCGCGCCGCGCTGGCCGGGACGCTGGCCGAGATCGAAGAAGACAAGACCATGGTCGCCCGGATGTCGGCGGCAACGGTGGGAGCGGGAGCTAGCGAATGA
- a CDS encoding transglycosylase family protein — MKNVRKTLILAAISGTLVTAPAATATAEPMGIDPNVPPAEAVPDAPPPPAPDAPAPAPVGFDPNVPPPPAVPDALAPVDAPPPPAPVGFDPNVPPPPGPDVPPPAPVGFDPNVPPPPAPDAPPPPPVHRAYSVNWDAIAQCESGGNWSISTGNGFSGGLQFTSSTWRANGGSGSPSGASRDEQIRVAENVLHSQGIGAWPVCGRRG; from the coding sequence TTGAAGAACGTCCGCAAGACGCTCATCCTCGCCGCGATCTCAGGCACGTTGGTGACGGCGCCCGCCGCCACCGCGACTGCGGAGCCGATGGGCATTGACCCGAACGTTCCCCCCGCCGAGGCCGTCCCCGACGCGCCCCCGCCGCCGGCTCCGGACGCCCCGGCGCCCGCTCCCGTGGGCTTCGACCCGAACGTGCCGCCGCCGCCCGCGGTCCCCGACGCCCTGGCGCCGGTCGACGCTCCGCCGCCCCCGGCCCCCGTGGGCTTCGACCCGAACGTTCCGCCGCCGCCGGGACCTGACGTGCCGCCGCCGGCGCCGGTGGGCTTCGACCCGAACGTGCCGCCGCCGCCGGCCCCGGATGCCCCGCCGCCGCCCCCCGTCCACAGGGCGTACAGCGTGAACTGGGACGCCATCGCGCAGTGTGAGTCGGGCGGTAACTGGTCGATCAGCACCGGCAACGGCTTCTCGGGTGGGCTGCAGTTCACCTCGAGCACCTGGCGCGCCAACGGCGGGTCGGGATCGCCGTCCGGCGCCAGCCGTGACGAGCAGATCCGGGTCGCCGAGAACGTCCTGCACAGCCAGGGCATCGGCGCGTGGCCGGTCTGCGGCCGCCGCGGCTGA
- the folC gene encoding bifunctional tetrahydrofolate synthase/dihydrofolate synthase, whose product MSDSPEWGPDIQPEDPHVDVAPTPDEIAALWQVEHLLDQRWPETRIEPSLTRISALMDLLGSPQLGYPSIHITGTNGKTSVARMVDALVTALGRRTGRTTSPHLQSAVERISIDSKPISPAQYVATYREIEPFVQMVDAQSQAEGGPAMSKFEVLTGMAFAAFADAPVDVAVVEVGMGGRWDATNVVGAPVAVITPIAIDHVEYLGDDIAGIAGEKAGIIAKAPEGAPDTVAVIGRQVPEAMEVLLAQSVRADAAVAREDSEFAVLGRQVAIGGQVLQLQGLGGVYSDIFLPLHGEHQAHNAVVALAAVEAFFGAGAQRQLDVDAVRAGFAAVTSPGRMERMRSAPTVFIDAAHNPAGAAALAQTLTDEFDFRFLVGVIGVLADKDFGGILAALEPVFDQVVVTHNGSPRALDVESLALAAQERFGPDRVATAENLRDAIDVATALVDDALRDGLVEGEAEAFSGTGIVITGSVVTAGAARTLFGRDPE is encoded by the coding sequence ATGAGCGATTCGCCCGAGTGGGGGCCGGACATCCAGCCCGAAGACCCCCACGTCGATGTCGCGCCCACCCCCGACGAGATCGCGGCACTGTGGCAGGTCGAACACCTACTGGACCAGCGCTGGCCGGAAACCCGGATCGAGCCGAGCCTGACCCGCATCAGCGCGCTGATGGACTTGCTGGGCTCGCCGCAGCTCGGCTACCCCTCGATTCACATCACCGGCACCAACGGAAAGACCTCGGTGGCGCGGATGGTCGACGCCCTGGTGACCGCGCTGGGGCGGCGCACCGGCCGAACCACCAGCCCCCACCTGCAATCGGCGGTCGAGCGCATCTCGATCGACTCCAAACCGATCAGCCCCGCTCAGTACGTGGCGACGTACCGGGAGATCGAGCCGTTCGTGCAGATGGTCGACGCGCAGTCGCAGGCTGAGGGCGGACCGGCGATGAGCAAATTCGAGGTGCTCACCGGGATGGCGTTCGCCGCGTTCGCCGACGCGCCCGTCGACGTCGCCGTCGTCGAGGTCGGGATGGGCGGGCGCTGGGACGCCACCAACGTAGTCGGCGCGCCGGTTGCGGTCATCACCCCGATCGCCATCGATCACGTGGAGTACCTCGGGGATGACATCGCCGGCATCGCCGGCGAGAAGGCCGGCATCATCGCCAAGGCGCCCGAGGGCGCGCCGGACACCGTCGCGGTAATCGGACGCCAGGTGCCCGAGGCGATGGAGGTGCTGTTGGCGCAGTCCGTGCGCGCCGACGCCGCCGTCGCCCGCGAGGATTCCGAGTTCGCGGTCCTGGGCCGTCAGGTCGCCATCGGGGGGCAGGTCCTGCAGCTGCAGGGGCTCGGCGGGGTGTACTCCGACATCTTCCTGCCGCTGCACGGCGAGCACCAGGCGCACAACGCCGTCGTGGCACTCGCGGCGGTCGAGGCGTTCTTCGGCGCCGGCGCGCAGCGTCAGCTCGACGTCGACGCCGTCCGGGCGGGTTTCGCCGCCGTCACCAGCCCCGGCCGGATGGAGCGCATGCGCAGCGCCCCAACGGTTTTCATCGACGCTGCGCACAACCCGGCGGGGGCGGCCGCGCTGGCGCAGACGCTGACCGACGAATTCGACTTCCGCTTCCTGGTCGGCGTGATCGGCGTGCTTGCCGACAAGGACTTCGGCGGCATCCTCGCCGCACTGGAGCCCGTGTTCGACCAGGTCGTCGTGACCCACAACGGGTCGCCGCGGGCGCTGGACGTCGAGTCGCTCGCGCTGGCGGCGCAGGAGCGGTTCGGGCCCGACCGGGTCGCCACCGCCGAGAACCTGCGCGACGCGATCGACGTCGCGACGGCGCTGGTCGACGACGCGCTGCGGGATGGATTGGTCGAGGGGGAGGCCGAGGCGTTCTCTGGCACCGGGATCGTCATCACCGGCTCGGTCGTCACCGCCGGCGCCGCACGCACCCTGTTCGGTCGTGATCCGGAATGA
- the ndk gene encoding nucleoside-diphosphate kinase has product MTERTLVLIKPDGVERRLIGGILSRIEQKGLTIAALELRHVAEDLAAQHYAEHEGKPFFGSLLEFITSGPVVAAIVEGPRAIAAFRQLAGGTDPVEKASPGTIRGDFGLETQFNLVHGSDSTDSAKREIALWFPNS; this is encoded by the coding sequence GTGACCGAACGGACCCTCGTACTGATCAAGCCCGACGGCGTCGAACGGCGCCTGATCGGGGGGATCCTCAGCCGCATCGAGCAAAAGGGCCTGACCATCGCGGCGCTGGAGCTTCGGCACGTCGCCGAAGACCTGGCCGCCCAGCACTATGCCGAACACGAGGGCAAGCCCTTTTTCGGTTCGCTGCTGGAATTCATCACCTCCGGGCCGGTGGTCGCGGCCATCGTGGAGGGGCCGCGGGCGATTGCCGCGTTCCGTCAGCTCGCCGGCGGCACCGATCCGGTCGAAAAGGCGTCGCCGGGCACGATTCGTGGCGATTTCGGGCTGGAGACGCAGTTCAACCTGGTGCATGGGTCGGATTCGACCGACTCGGCGAAGCGCGAGATCGCGCTCTGGTTTCCCAACAGTTAG